The Halomonas sp. KG2 genome segment GTGCCTTTGAGGGGGGAGAGGTGTTCCGCTCCGGCCTGACCTACAAACGTGGCAACGGCAAGATTTTCTACTTCCGCCCTGGCCATGAAACCTATCCGATTTATTACGATGCCCAGGTGAAAACCGTGTTGAAAAACGCCGTGAACTGGGCACGCCCGGAAGGCTCGCGATGGATCGACAGCTGCCCTAATGTGCCCGCTGACCAAGCGCCTAATCCGGTCGAGATTAAAGGCGAAAGCCTGCATAAACCCGGCGAGGAGGGCTTTAAATGATCCGTTTAGCGATAATTGGTGCAGGCAGCATGGCTGGCGAGCACGCCAAGCATTTTGGCCGTCTTGAAGGCATCGAAGTGATGGCTGTGTGCGACCGAGACCTTGCCAAAGCCCAGGCGTTTGCCGAGCATCATGGCATTGCCGACGTGTATCAAGACCTGGATGCCATGTTGGCTCGGGATGATATTCACGCGGTAAGTAACGTCACCCCTGATGGTGTTCACAAAGCCACGTCGCTGGCCGCCATTGCCGCAGGTAAGCATATTCTGTGTGAAAAACCGCTGGCGACAAATGCACAAGATGCCCATGAAATGGCGGCCGCTGCTCAGGCCGCTAACGTGATCAACATGGTCAACCTAAGCTACCGCGATGCCCCGGCGATTCAACACGCGCGTGCACTGATTGCGGGAGGGGCGATTGGTCAAGTTCGTCATGTCGATGCCAGTTATAGGCAAAGCTGGCTAGTGAGTAACGCCTGGGGGCGCTGGAATGAAGATAGCCAGTGGCTGTGGCGGCTTTCTGAAGCCCACGGCA includes the following:
- a CDS encoding Gfo/Idh/MocA family oxidoreductase; amino-acid sequence: MIRLAIIGAGSMAGEHAKHFGRLEGIEVMAVCDRDLAKAQAFAEHHGIADVYQDLDAMLARDDIHAVSNVTPDGVHKATSLAAIAAGKHILCEKPLATNAQDAHEMAAAAQAANVINMVNLSYRDAPAIQHARALIAGGAIGQVRHVDASYRQSWLVSNAWGRWNEDSQWLWRLSEAHGSKGVLGDVGVHIVDFASFPVGDITRVNCELTCFEKAPDNRIGEYVLDANDTALMRVSFANGAKGTIQATRWATGHHNSLALSVHGDKGAIRIDLDASKEDVQVCLDDDVHPARWSTVKAPSTPSIYQRFVESIRSGNNDQPDFARGAAIQTVLDACFVSSQEDRSLAIAS